The genomic window TTACAACAATTATAGTCTTACTCAACCAAGGTACTTTTGTAAGACTTGTAGAAGGTATTGGACTGAAGGTGGGTCTTTAAGGAATGTACCTGTTGGTGGTGGTTCAAGGAAGAACAAAAGGTCTTCAATATCaacaacttcttcttcttcttcttcttcttcttcatcatcatcaacagCTTTCGCTTCAGATTCAGCTAAAGTTTTAGATCTAAACCCATCCACTTTCTCACTGTTATCATCTTCTCAAAACCCTAATAAGGTTCATTATAAAGGGCAAGATCTTAACCTAACTTTCCCACCTATGCAAGAGCCTGGTTTATATGATCATCAGCAtaactactactactactacaaCAACACCGGGATGGTTTCAAGAGGGTTGAATTCTTTCGTTCCGGCACCAGCAGCACCGGTGACACCAGCACCGGCTACCCTTTTTTCCATGCAAGATTATAAGCCAACCCTTAGTAGTACTACTTTCCCAATCCATAGTGGTGTTCAAGGGTTCCCTTTTGGAGAAATGAAACAAGTTTCTAGCACTAATAATGAAGTTGATGATGATCAAAACAAGGAACAAAGCAATTCAACTGGATTTTGGAATAATAATGGTGTATTAGGTGGTGGAGG from Gossypium hirsutum isolate 1008001.06 chromosome D12, Gossypium_hirsutum_v2.1, whole genome shotgun sequence includes these protein-coding regions:
- the LOC107948162 gene encoding dof zinc finger protein DOF3.7 codes for the protein MDADKWSQGFQVKSMEEMMVANNNTCTKGTTTTTTVLEKKTRPPEQLNCPRCNSTNTKFCYYNNYSLTQPRYFCKTCRRYWTEGGSLRNVPVGGGSRKNKRSSISTTSSSSSSSSSSSSTAFASDSAKVLDLNPSTFSLLSSSQNPNKVHYKGQDLNLTFPPMQEPGLYDHQHNYYYYYNNTGMVSRGLNSFVPAPAAPVTPAPATLFSMQDYKPTLSSTTFPIHSGVQGFPFGEMKQVSSTNNEVDDDQNKEQSNSTGFWNNNGVLGGGGSW